The following are from one region of the Heptranchias perlo isolate sHepPer1 chromosome 11, sHepPer1.hap1, whole genome shotgun sequence genome:
- the LOC137327428 gene encoding protein downstream neighbor of son homolog isoform X1 — translation MSAEQLAGYSPSFKKPSEILRLRRKRARSSARVNPSVGLSPSDPSPPDEKQEPAGHNNKHQHQQQTTTTKSGRNPFVNIGNTYQLSAGSPGQRGGPAEPDNLLHSSLSAEEQQRLLAADGKPRNKRDPQVLSIKGENSMWEGEELISQEQSAPVLIRNLQNPAALSECTSLPREFPADWSVKTWVLFTSPHPFTWTGHLKASEEAKGLIQHCRSSVVDFPLHIEDPRSCTDLRCAFQQSLVYWLHPSLPWLSLFPRIGAERKMAGKSNPWSQDEGLQQVLMSEWSLSFSSLYNLLRAKLCPYFYLCTYQFTVLFRAAGVAGSDVLTAIISPTTRGLREAMKNEGITFSLPLLEDGRNGKKKTSETADLGTDSTSDETQEESSEVHKEQAGSSDDDDDGGFSWLKEMGVQDKIKKPDSVSIKLRKEHNVVRMDHKPESAVLVKGFHTLTLLNFLINNKNIVAGAGPQAGLPPTLLAPVAFRGATMQTLKARSINVKTQNHSGMKDSHSLEITGPIMPHSLHSLTLMLKSAQKGTFTASLHSHEPTSVFNVALNMEQHENKDLASDNLSNSGLQPATLNQLMQHPTFGKSSMKHLEMNDYKYTWKL, via the exons ATGTCAGCCGAGCAGCTGGCCGGTTATTCCCCCAGCTTTAAAAAACCATCGGAGATcctgaggctgaggaggaagcgAGCCCGCAGCTCGGCGCGGGTAAACCCTTCGGTCGGCCTCAGCCCTTCGGACCCATCTCCCCCCGATGAGAAACAAGAGCCGGCCGGCCACAACAACAAGCATCAGCATCAGCAGCAGACGACGACGACGAAGAGCGGGAGAAACCCGTTCGTCAACATCGGCAATACCTACCAGCTGTCCGCGGGGAGTCCCGGCCAGAGAGGCGGGCCTGCGGAGCCCGacaacctgctccactcctcgctgtcCGCCGAGGAGCAGCAACGCCTCCTCGCCGCCGACGGCAAACCGAGAAACAAACGGGATCCTCAG GTGTTGTCTATAAAAGGTGAAAATTCTATGTGGGAAGGAGAAGAATTGATTTCCCAAGAACAGTCAGCTCCTGTACTAATTAGG AATTTACAAAATCCTGCAGCATTATCTGAATGCacatctttgcccagagagtttcCTGCTGACTGGAGTGTCAAAACATGGGTACTTTTCACATCCCCTCACCCTTTTACTTGGACAGGTCATCTCAAGGCATCTGAGGAAGCCAAGGGGTTAATCCAGCACTGTCGTTCCTCAGTAGTTGATTTCCCCCTGCATATAGAG GACCCAAGATCATGCACAGATTTACGCTGTGCCTTCCAGCAGAGTCTTGTGTACTGGCTTCACCCCTCTCTGCCATGGCTATCACTTTTCCCTCGAATAGGAGCAGAACGCAAAATGGCAGGCAAGAGTAATCCATGGTCACAAGATGAAGGACTCCAACAAGTGCTAATGAGTGAATG GTCACTCAGCTTTAGTTCATTGTATAATTTATTGCGAGCCAAACTTTGCCCCTATTTCTACCTTTGCACATATCAATTCACTGTGCTGTTTCGGGCGGCTGGAGTAGCAGGAAGCGATGTCCTTACAGCTATTATTTCCCCTACAACAAGGGGTCTTAGAGAAGCTATGAAAAATGAAG GGATCACATTTTCCTTGCCCTTATTGGAAGATGGtagaaatggaaagaaaaaaacaagTGAAACTGCAGATTTGGGAACAGACAGCACAAGTGATGAAACACAGGAGGAAAGCTCAGAAGTTCACAA AGAACAAGCTGGTAGTagtgatgatgacgatgatggtGGGTTTTCCTGGCTCAAAGAGATGGGAGTACAGGACAAAATTAAGAAGCCTGATTCCGTGTCCATTAAACT TCGTAAGGAGCACAATGTTGTGCGAATGGATCATAAGCCTGAATCAGCTGTATTGGTGAAAGGCTTTCACACACTCACTTTGCTGAACTTCCTGATAAACAATAAGAATATAGTAGCTGGAGCTGGACCCCAGGCAGGACTCCCACCTACTCTCTTGGCACCTGTTGCATTCAGAGGAGCTACAATGCAGACATTAAAG GCCCGAAGCATTAACGTTAAGACACAGAATCACTCTGGGATGAAGGACTCCCACAGCCTCGAGATCACTGGGCCGATCATGCCTCACTCCCTGCATTCTCTGACACTGATGCTGAAGTCGGCACAGAAAGGAACATTCACAGCCAGCCTTCACTCACACGAGCCAACTTCTGTGTTTAATGTAGCCCTCAACATGGAGCAACATGAAAACAAG GACCTGGCTTCAGACAATCTGTCCAATAGTGGTCTACAACCAGCAACTCTGAATCAACTGATGCAGCATCCAACCTTTGGAAAATCCTCTATGAAGCATCTAGAAATGAATGACTACAAATATACCTGGAAATTATGA
- the LOC137327428 gene encoding protein downstream neighbor of son homolog isoform X2 translates to MLVSQQPPQVLCVAVFQVLSIKGENSMWEGEELISQEQSAPVLIRNLQNPAALSECTSLPREFPADWSVKTWVLFTSPHPFTWTGHLKASEEAKGLIQHCRSSVVDFPLHIEDPRSCTDLRCAFQQSLVYWLHPSLPWLSLFPRIGAERKMAGKSNPWSQDEGLQQVLMSEWSLSFSSLYNLLRAKLCPYFYLCTYQFTVLFRAAGVAGSDVLTAIISPTTRGLREAMKNEGITFSLPLLEDGRNGKKKTSETADLGTDSTSDETQEESSEVHKEQAGSSDDDDDGGFSWLKEMGVQDKIKKPDSVSIKLRKEHNVVRMDHKPESAVLVKGFHTLTLLNFLINNKNIVAGAGPQAGLPPTLLAPVAFRGATMQTLKARSINVKTQNHSGMKDSHSLEITGPIMPHSLHSLTLMLKSAQKGTFTASLHSHEPTSVFNVALNMEQHENKDLASDNLSNSGLQPATLNQLMQHPTFGKSSMKHLEMNDYKYTWKL, encoded by the exons ATGTTAGTTTCTCAGCAACCTCCCCAGGTTCTTTGTGTTGCTGTTTTTCAG GTGTTGTCTATAAAAGGTGAAAATTCTATGTGGGAAGGAGAAGAATTGATTTCCCAAGAACAGTCAGCTCCTGTACTAATTAGG AATTTACAAAATCCTGCAGCATTATCTGAATGCacatctttgcccagagagtttcCTGCTGACTGGAGTGTCAAAACATGGGTACTTTTCACATCCCCTCACCCTTTTACTTGGACAGGTCATCTCAAGGCATCTGAGGAAGCCAAGGGGTTAATCCAGCACTGTCGTTCCTCAGTAGTTGATTTCCCCCTGCATATAGAG GACCCAAGATCATGCACAGATTTACGCTGTGCCTTCCAGCAGAGTCTTGTGTACTGGCTTCACCCCTCTCTGCCATGGCTATCACTTTTCCCTCGAATAGGAGCAGAACGCAAAATGGCAGGCAAGAGTAATCCATGGTCACAAGATGAAGGACTCCAACAAGTGCTAATGAGTGAATG GTCACTCAGCTTTAGTTCATTGTATAATTTATTGCGAGCCAAACTTTGCCCCTATTTCTACCTTTGCACATATCAATTCACTGTGCTGTTTCGGGCGGCTGGAGTAGCAGGAAGCGATGTCCTTACAGCTATTATTTCCCCTACAACAAGGGGTCTTAGAGAAGCTATGAAAAATGAAG GGATCACATTTTCCTTGCCCTTATTGGAAGATGGtagaaatggaaagaaaaaaacaagTGAAACTGCAGATTTGGGAACAGACAGCACAAGTGATGAAACACAGGAGGAAAGCTCAGAAGTTCACAA AGAACAAGCTGGTAGTagtgatgatgacgatgatggtGGGTTTTCCTGGCTCAAAGAGATGGGAGTACAGGACAAAATTAAGAAGCCTGATTCCGTGTCCATTAAACT TCGTAAGGAGCACAATGTTGTGCGAATGGATCATAAGCCTGAATCAGCTGTATTGGTGAAAGGCTTTCACACACTCACTTTGCTGAACTTCCTGATAAACAATAAGAATATAGTAGCTGGAGCTGGACCCCAGGCAGGACTCCCACCTACTCTCTTGGCACCTGTTGCATTCAGAGGAGCTACAATGCAGACATTAAAG GCCCGAAGCATTAACGTTAAGACACAGAATCACTCTGGGATGAAGGACTCCCACAGCCTCGAGATCACTGGGCCGATCATGCCTCACTCCCTGCATTCTCTGACACTGATGCTGAAGTCGGCACAGAAAGGAACATTCACAGCCAGCCTTCACTCACACGAGCCAACTTCTGTGTTTAATGTAGCCCTCAACATGGAGCAACATGAAAACAAG GACCTGGCTTCAGACAATCTGTCCAATAGTGGTCTACAACCAGCAACTCTGAATCAACTGATGCAGCATCCAACCTTTGGAAAATCCTCTATGAAGCATCTAGAAATGAATGACTACAAATATACCTGGAAATTATGA